Proteins found in one Triticum aestivum cultivar Chinese Spring chromosome 4D, IWGSC CS RefSeq v2.1, whole genome shotgun sequence genomic segment:
- the LOC123096660 gene encoding probable serine/threonine-protein kinase PBL25, whose protein sequence is MLSWLRCFPHDGTVMDEERKPRPGRSATFRKKHSPDAAPSRKRFVRSGTSLTASSSARASFGRHSVDVPNYNHSIVSARSFTFPELAAATDSFSHANLIGEGGFGRVYRGLIGSSAVAVKQLDRTGFQGDHEFLVEVLVLSSLLTHPNLVGLLGYCADGNQRLLVYQLMPLGSLENHLFLPRVPADGEEKPPPPVLPWRTRMRIAHDAAQGLEFLHETANPPVIYRDLKSSNILLDEGYNAKLSDFGLAKLATPITRNGKGGDAEEEKDGSSRVMGTYGYCAPEYVRKGHLTVKSDVYSFGVVLLELITGRRVIDESRPSGEQNLVAWAAPMFSEQRRMHELVDPLLVEGPSGRELKQAVAVAAMCLQEEDTVRPIMSDVVMALSFAADDLPSAPRYTSL, encoded by the coding sequence ATGTTGAGCTGGCTCCGTTGTTTCCCGCACGACGGCACCGTCATGGACGAGGAGAGGAAGCCCAGGCCCGGGAGGAGCGCCACTTTCAGGAAGAAGCATAGCCCCGATGCCGCGCCGTCTCGGAAACGGTTCGTCCGGTCGGGCACCTCGCTCACCGCGTCCTCGtcggcacgagccagcttcggccGCCACTCCGTCGACGTCCCCAACTACAACCACAGCATCGTCTCGGCGCGCTCCTTCACCTTCCctgagctcgccgccgccacggacAGCTTCAGCCATGCCAACCTCATCGGCGAGGGCGGCTTCGGCCGCGTCTACAGAGGCCTCATCGGCTCGTCGGCGGTGGCCGTCAAGCAGCTCGACCGCACGGGGTTCCAGGGCGACCACGAGTTCCTCGTGGAGGTGCTGGTGCTGAGCAGCCTCCTGACCCACCCCAACCTCGTCGGCCTCCTGGGCTACTGCGCCGACGGCAACCAGCGGCTCCTCGTCTACCAACTCATGCCGCTCGGCTCCCTCGAAAATCACCTCTTCCTCCCCCGAGTCCCAGCGGACGGCGAAGAGAAGCCACCACCGCCGGTTCTGCCGTGGCGGACCAGGATGAGGATCGCGCACGACGCCGCCCAGGGCCTGGAGTTCCTCCACGAGACTGCCAACCCGCCGGTGATCTACCGCGACCTCAAGTCCTCCAACATCCTCCTCGACGAGGGATACAACGCCAAGCTCTCCGACTTCGGCCTCGCCAAGCTGGCCACACCGATCACCCGCAACGGCAAGGGCGGTGAcgcggaggaggagaaggacggTTCGTCGAGGGTGATGGGCACGTACGGTTACTGCGCGCCGGAGTACGTGAGGAAGGGGCACCTGACGGTGAAGTCggacgtgtacagcttcggcgtgGTGCTGCTGGAGCTCATCACCGGCAGGCGGGTCATCGACGAGAGCAGGCCCTCTGGGGAGCAGAACCTCGTGGCCTGGGCGGCGCCCATGTTCAGCGAGCAGAGGAGGATGCACGAGCTGGTGGATCCGCTCCTGGTAGAAGGGCCGAGCGGCAGGGAGCTGAAgcaggcggtggcggtggcggctatGTGCTTGCAGGAGGAGGACACCGTAAGGCCCATCATGTCGGACGTCGTCATGGCGCTCAGCTTCGCCGCCGACGACTTACCCTCGGCTCCCAGATACACGTCACTTTAG